Proteins encoded within one genomic window of Hevea brasiliensis isolate MT/VB/25A 57/8 chromosome 8, ASM3005281v1, whole genome shotgun sequence:
- the LOC131169099 gene encoding uncharacterized protein LOC131169099: protein MRTALRAKKKYDFIDESIKQPADDSLELEDWWMVNSMLVSWVFNTIEPTLHSTISHIENQLRSDLVNCRQEGQSIVSYFGRLKTLWDKINNYDQIPVCICAGYRCNLTIELERKPEEDRLHQFLMGLDEEGYRTVRSNILSTEPLPNLNRAYAMVVQQERVRTMTQTKEERGNRPRGTSAGRGGGQKCGNGAGRSKGGVACANSTQATGVDGGHGIVTDSDRKSLSGLNEEQWAALLGMLNSCQNGGNKRLTVRLPNGEKTLAVKEEAMLLGGDLKLQRDLDSRNLIGASEQCKGLYFLKEVTLVHACKTSCVGTPQQNGRVERKNCHILNVARALHFQANLPIEFWGECVLTAGYLINRTPSMLLNGKTPYEMLFGKVPSYKHVQVFGCLCYAHNLNRDKDKFGSRSRRCVFVGYPFEKKGWRLYDLETKEYFVSRDVVFAETKFPYANEKTMGDELIKNGVEELGDEVDGLENNLGKEHDESVGRESEVNPETEELIHENSERVDRGEVVEEQLGRGQRAKQPSVCLKDYVTNAIKISPRYAHLPNLIPQDMNQALIQKQLRMNGGERL, encoded by the exons ATGCGGACTGCATTGCGGGCCAAAAAGAAATATGATTTTATTGATGAATCTATTAAGCAACCAGCAGATGACTCACTGGAACTCGAAGATTGGTGGATGGTTAACTCTATGCTGGTTTCTTGGGTGTTTAACACCATTGAACCGACGCTTCACTCGACCATCTCTCACATAGAGAAC CAACTGAGATCGGATCTGGTGAATTGTAGGCAGGAAGGTCAATCGATCGTGTCCTATTTCGGAAGACTCAAAACGTTATGGGATAAAATAAACAACTATGATCAGATACCAGTGTGTATTTGTGCAGGCTACAGATGCAATCTTACCATTGAATTGGAAAGAAAGCCTGAAGAAGATAGACTTCATCAGTTTTTGATGGGCTTGGATGAAGAAGGATACAGAACAGTGCGCTCTAATATTTTGAGCACTGAACCCTTGCCCAATTTGAATCGTGCCTATGCTATGGTTGTTCAGCAAGAGCGGGTGCGAACTATGACACAAACCAAGGAAGAAAGAG GTAATAGACCACGTGGAACTTCTGCTGGACGAGGAGGTGGTCAAAAGTGTGGCAATGGAGCAGGACGTAGCAAGGGAGGAGTTGCTTGTGCCAATTCCACACAAGCAACTGGAGTTGATGGTGGGCATGGAATTGTGACAGATTCAGATCGAAAGAGTCTTAGTGGATTAAATGAAGAGCAGTGGGCTGCTTTGCTGGGTATGTTGAATTCTTGTCAAAATGGTGGCAATAAGAGGCTGACAG TCAggttacctaatggagaaaagaccTTGGCGGTGAAAGAAGAAGCTATGTTGCTTGGTGGAGACTTGAAATTGCAACGA GACCTAGATTCAAGGAACTTGATTGGAGCAAGTGAGCAATGCAAGGGGCTATACTTTCTCAAGGAAGTGACATTGGtacatgcttgcaag ACTTCCTGTGTTGGAACACCTCAACAAAATGGCCGAGTGGAAAGAAAAAATTGCCATATTCTTAATGTGGCAAGAGCCTTGCATTTCCAAGCAAATTTACCCATAGAATTTTGGGGAGAATGTGTACTTACAGCTGGGTATTTGATTAATAGGACTCCATCTATGTTATTAAATGGTAAAACCCCATATGAGATGCTCTTTGGGAAAGTACCTTCTTACAAACACGTTCAAGTTTTCGGTTGTTTATGCTATGCGCATAATCTGAATCGGGATAAAGATAAATTTGGTAGTAGAAGTCGTAGGTGTGTTTTTGTTGGGTatccatttgaaaagaagggatggagATTGTATGATTTAGAAACTAAAGAATACTTTGTATCAAGAGACGTGGTATTCGCTGAAACAAAATTTCCATATGCAAATGAGAAAACAATGGGTGATGAACTCATTAAAAATGGAGTTGAGGAGTTGGGTGATGAAGTTGATGGTTTAGAGAACAACTTGGGAAAGGAGCATGATGAAAGTGTGGGTAGAGAAAGTGAGGTGAATCCTGAAACGGAAGAATTGATCCATGAAAACAGTGAGAGAGTGGATAGAGGTGAAGTTGTTGAAGAGCAACTAGGTAGGGGACAAAGGGCCAAGCAACCTAGTGTTTGTTTGAAGGATTATGTGACAAACGCCATCAAAATAAGCCCTCGGTATGCTCACCTTCCCAATCTGATTCCTCAG GACATGAACCAAGCTCTTATACAGAAGCAGTTAAGGATGAACGGTGGAGAGCggctatga